The following coding sequences lie in one Kribbella sp. NBC_00709 genomic window:
- a CDS encoding GAF and ANTAR domain-containing protein, producing the protein MIDPSKDSAATAFAHLALELHDAPGVGETVDAVAQFALQALNCTYAGVALSTRGSRWEIAAVTDPVVADVFELQISHQSGPLVTAMQERRPVLIRDTTTDDRWPEWAAKVATLGVRSVLDVPLATGHVRSPMVGVLGLYSPAPDAFADDDEAVAHILARHASVALASARHEASMAQAIDARKLVGQAMGILMERFDIDGDQAFAVLKRYSQDTNTKLRDVAQQLIDTRKLP; encoded by the coding sequence ATGATCGACCCGAGCAAGGACAGCGCCGCCACCGCCTTCGCGCACCTCGCCCTCGAGCTGCACGACGCGCCGGGAGTCGGCGAGACGGTCGATGCGGTCGCCCAGTTCGCCCTCCAGGCCCTCAACTGCACGTACGCCGGCGTCGCACTGTCCACGCGCGGTTCACGCTGGGAGATCGCGGCGGTCACCGACCCGGTCGTCGCCGACGTGTTCGAGCTCCAGATCAGCCACCAGAGCGGACCTTTGGTGACAGCGATGCAGGAGCGCCGGCCGGTGCTGATCCGCGACACGACCACCGACGATCGCTGGCCGGAGTGGGCGGCCAAGGTCGCCACGCTCGGGGTCCGCAGCGTCCTGGACGTACCGCTGGCCACTGGCCACGTGCGGAGCCCGATGGTCGGCGTACTGGGTCTCTACAGCCCCGCGCCCGACGCGTTCGCGGACGATGACGAGGCGGTCGCGCACATCCTGGCGCGGCACGCGTCGGTCGCGCTCGCGTCCGCCCGCCACGAGGCCTCGATGGCCCAGGCGATCGACGCCCGCAAGCTCGTCGGTCAGGCGATGGGCATCTTGATGGAGCGGTTCGACATCGACGGCGACCAGGCGTTCGCCGTCCTCAAGCGCTACTCGCAGGACACCAACACCAAGCTGCGCGACGTCGCTCAACAGCTCATCGACACCCGCAAGCTGCCCTAG
- a CDS encoding helix-turn-helix domain-containing protein, translating to MESMLFESRDLARTEEFLNRAYTKMQIGGRAADVRTRISRAAAESISIDRIEIGFEMSYDADPLGKVCLCEVASGRITDHATDGWVDEFRPGDLVSFAPADRPFAGKIRRAAYTITMFDPALLTRVTGAGRKDDAAVRLLSHRPHSRTAAHQLSKTIAYLDQVLPNPAVKASPLVLASVSQLLASSVLAAFPNTAFPNTAMTDGADGRDARPPTVRRAVAFIESNLDQAITIADIATAAGVTVRAVQTAFQRHLGTTPLAHLRRLRLAEVRSELQGADPSACTVAEVAARWGFHHHGRMAAAYLDVYGELPSTTLAR from the coding sequence ATGGAGTCGATGTTGTTCGAGAGCCGGGACCTCGCCAGGACGGAGGAGTTCCTCAACCGCGCCTACACCAAGATGCAGATCGGTGGCCGCGCCGCGGACGTTCGGACGCGGATCTCCCGGGCGGCCGCGGAGTCGATCAGCATCGACCGGATCGAGATCGGCTTCGAGATGAGCTACGACGCCGATCCGCTCGGGAAGGTCTGTTTGTGTGAGGTGGCGTCCGGCCGCATCACCGACCACGCCACCGACGGTTGGGTGGACGAGTTCCGGCCGGGGGACCTGGTGTCGTTCGCGCCGGCGGACCGCCCGTTCGCAGGCAAGATCCGGCGGGCGGCGTACACCATCACGATGTTCGACCCGGCGTTGCTGACCCGGGTGACGGGCGCCGGCCGGAAGGACGACGCAGCGGTGCGGCTGCTGTCGCATCGGCCGCATTCGCGGACTGCGGCCCATCAGCTGTCCAAGACGATCGCGTACCTGGATCAGGTGCTGCCCAATCCCGCCGTGAAGGCATCGCCGCTGGTGCTGGCGTCGGTCTCGCAACTGCTCGCCTCGAGCGTGCTCGCCGCCTTCCCGAACACCGCCTTCCCGAACACCGCCATGACGGACGGCGCCGACGGACGCGATGCTCGTCCGCCGACGGTACGGCGGGCGGTGGCGTTCATCGAGTCGAACCTCGACCAGGCCATCACGATCGCCGACATCGCGACCGCGGCCGGTGTCACCGTCAGGGCGGTTCAGACGGCCTTCCAACGCCACCTCGGTACGACGCCGCTCGCCCACCTGCGTAGGCTCCGGCTCGCCGAGGTCCGTTCGGAACTGCAGGGCGCCGACCCGTCGGCGTGCACCGTCGCCGAGGTCGCCGCGCGCTGGGGATTCCACCATCACGGCCGGATGGCCGCGGCGTACCTCGATGTGTACGGCGAGTTGCCGAGCACGACGCTGGCGCGCTAG
- a CDS encoding plasmid stabilization protein, translated as MPAGASRKRERQYEHIKAGLKQRGRSEDVAEEIASRTVNKERARSGEAKEKSRTSTDDISSARRGGLRSHSGSKGRTKDQLYNEAKQKNVKGRSKMTKAELARAVGR; from the coding sequence ATGCCTGCAGGAGCGAGCCGGAAACGCGAGCGGCAGTACGAGCACATCAAGGCCGGCCTGAAGCAGCGTGGCCGCAGTGAGGATGTTGCCGAGGAGATCGCGTCGCGGACGGTGAACAAGGAGCGGGCCCGGTCCGGGGAGGCGAAGGAGAAGAGCCGGACGTCGACGGACGACATCTCGTCGGCCCGGCGCGGCGGCTTGCGGTCGCACAGCGGCTCCAAGGGGCGTACCAAGGACCAGCTCTACAATGAGGCCAAGCAGAAGAACGTCAAGGGTCGCTCGAAGATGACGAAGGCCGAACTGGCGAGAGCCGTCGGCCGCTAG
- a CDS encoding VOC family protein produces the protein MIYELNHVGGRVRDLEASLSFYDGLGAEVVDRLFMNNSRVHRVHLQVATGLVELLHHEASDPQATYGLNHVGFMTDDLDGDYARLMALGYGEISSPRVAGSGQGRLAFLSDPNGVRVELLQRSEEFRVPPITSGPVQGLSYVAVAAPDVDAAAEFYGTHLGMERVADDTFRLGADAVKLVPTAGSSIDHLGLTATEPAAEAQDPDGNRVVFLPAA, from the coding sequence GTGATCTACGAGCTGAACCACGTCGGCGGCCGGGTGCGGGACCTCGAAGCGAGCCTGTCGTTCTACGACGGCCTCGGAGCGGAAGTGGTCGACAGGCTGTTCATGAACAACTCCCGCGTCCATCGGGTGCACCTCCAGGTCGCCACGGGCCTGGTCGAGCTGCTCCATCACGAGGCGTCCGACCCACAGGCGACGTACGGGCTGAACCACGTCGGCTTCATGACCGACGACCTCGACGGCGACTACGCCCGGCTGATGGCGCTCGGGTACGGCGAGATCTCGTCGCCCCGGGTCGCCGGCAGCGGTCAGGGGCGGCTCGCGTTCCTGTCCGACCCGAACGGGGTCCGGGTCGAGCTGCTGCAGCGCTCGGAGGAGTTCCGCGTCCCGCCGATCACCTCAGGTCCGGTGCAGGGCCTGTCGTACGTCGCGGTGGCCGCGCCCGATGTCGACGCGGCCGCCGAGTTCTACGGCACCCACCTCGGGATGGAGCGCGTCGCCGACGACACGTTCCGGCTGGGCGCGGATGCCGTCAAGCTCGTACCGACCGCCGGGTCCTCGATCGATCACCTCGGCCTCACCGCCACCGAGCCCGCCGCCGAGGCGCAGGATCCCGACGGCAACCGCGTGGTCTTCCTACCCGCCGCCTGA
- a CDS encoding DEAD/DEAH box helicase — MLAQAVREVEGAVTRGASKPSSRTKFQVVALLVREERARVNGAESATEAFRTEQLRRLDGIATILAKTAALDPTLLGLLAEDAVISEAAAALRRQMLEDAGMELPEEPEPVQPVAPPDTQTRRVVPQAVVSRQLANPFLAPDFSSAPPRPVHASRLAGWELIGPLLRSFEHAGASASMKLPDPTSLQLAGGIDSLRLRGLELMPHQAGVIAAAAAGHRTFLLADEPGLGKTAQALLAAQAAEAYPLLAVVPNVVKTNWAREAGLWTPRRTPTVIHGDGDTIDGFADIVVVNYEVLDRHVGWLGDLGFRGMVVDEAHFIKNKKSQRSRNVLDLAGRIRNRTARPLLMALTGTPLINSIEDFTAIWEYLGWVDEKAPRAELMEKLDDTELTPADPGFAAAARASVIDMGIVRRRKVDVAADIPARRIADLPVELDGAAGRSIRAAERELADRLVERYRTALETRRSGVVVDGIDHDLVRQVAGWERAEMATKKTGENVFSLFRRIGQAKAGLAADYAAQLAQNVGKVVFFARHIEVMDAAEELFAERGIQFSSIRGDQTTRTRQKNIDAFVNDPEVSIAVCSLLTAGVGLNLQVASNVVLAELSWTNAEQTQAIDRVHRIGQDEPVTAWRIIAAQTIDTRIADLIDAKAGLAAKALDGSDEEVGVSADFQLEALAALLTQALEASA; from the coding sequence GTGCTCGCGCAGGCCGTGCGCGAGGTCGAAGGCGCGGTCACGCGCGGTGCGAGCAAGCCGTCGAGCCGGACGAAGTTCCAGGTCGTCGCCCTGCTGGTCCGCGAGGAGCGCGCCCGGGTGAACGGCGCGGAGTCCGCCACCGAAGCGTTCCGCACCGAGCAGCTCCGGCGGCTCGACGGCATCGCCACGATCCTGGCGAAGACCGCCGCGCTGGATCCGACCCTGCTCGGTCTGCTGGCCGAGGACGCGGTGATCTCCGAGGCCGCGGCCGCCCTCCGGCGGCAGATGCTCGAGGACGCCGGCATGGAGCTGCCCGAGGAGCCTGAGCCGGTTCAGCCGGTCGCTCCCCCGGACACCCAGACCCGGCGAGTGGTGCCGCAGGCCGTCGTGTCCCGGCAGCTCGCCAACCCGTTCCTCGCCCCGGACTTCTCCAGCGCTCCCCCGCGCCCGGTGCATGCCAGTCGGCTGGCCGGGTGGGAGCTGATCGGCCCGTTGCTGAGGTCGTTCGAGCACGCCGGCGCCTCGGCGAGCATGAAGCTGCCCGACCCGACCTCCCTGCAGCTGGCCGGCGGTATCGACTCGCTGCGCCTGCGTGGTCTCGAGCTGATGCCGCACCAGGCGGGCGTGATCGCCGCCGCGGCGGCCGGGCACCGGACGTTCCTGCTCGCCGACGAGCCCGGACTGGGCAAGACGGCGCAGGCGCTGCTCGCCGCTCAGGCCGCCGAGGCCTATCCCCTGCTCGCGGTCGTCCCGAACGTCGTGAAGACGAACTGGGCGCGGGAGGCCGGCCTCTGGACACCACGCCGAACGCCGACCGTGATCCACGGTGACGGTGACACGATCGACGGCTTCGCCGACATCGTCGTGGTGAACTACGAGGTCCTCGACCGGCACGTCGGCTGGCTGGGCGACCTCGGCTTCCGCGGCATGGTCGTCGACGAGGCGCACTTCATCAAGAACAAGAAGTCCCAGCGGTCACGCAACGTGCTCGATCTGGCTGGCCGGATCCGCAACCGGACGGCCCGTCCGCTGCTGATGGCACTGACCGGTACGCCGCTGATCAACTCGATCGAGGACTTCACCGCGATCTGGGAGTACCTCGGCTGGGTCGACGAGAAGGCCCCGCGCGCCGAGCTGATGGAGAAGCTCGACGACACCGAGCTGACGCCGGCCGACCCGGGCTTCGCCGCGGCCGCGCGGGCCAGCGTGATCGACATGGGCATCGTCCGCCGCCGCAAGGTGGACGTGGCAGCCGACATCCCGGCCCGCCGGATCGCCGACCTGCCGGTCGAGCTGGACGGCGCCGCCGGCCGGTCGATCCGCGCCGCCGAGCGGGAGCTGGCCGATCGCCTCGTCGAGCGGTACCGCACCGCGCTCGAGACCCGCCGGTCCGGGGTCGTCGTGGACGGTATCGACCACGACCTGGTCCGCCAGGTGGCCGGCTGGGAGCGGGCCGAGATGGCGACCAAGAAGACCGGCGAGAACGTGTTCAGCCTGTTCCGCCGGATCGGTCAGGCCAAGGCCGGGCTGGCCGCGGACTACGCGGCCCAGCTGGCGCAGAACGTCGGCAAGGTGGTGTTCTTCGCCCGGCACATCGAGGTGATGGACGCCGCCGAGGAGCTGTTCGCCGAGCGGGGCATCCAGTTCTCGTCGATCCGCGGCGACCAGACGACGCGGACCCGGCAGAAGAACATCGATGCCTTCGTCAACGATCCCGAGGTGTCGATCGCGGTCTGCTCGCTGCTGACCGCGGGCGTCGGCCTGAACCTCCAGGTCGCCTCGAACGTCGTGCTCGCCGAGCTGTCCTGGACGAACGCCGAGCAGACGCAGGCCATCGACCGGGTGCACCGGATCGGGCAGGACGAGCCGGTCACGGCGTGGCGGATCATCGCCGCGCAGACGATCGACACCCGGATCGCCGACCTGATCGACGCCAAGGCCGGCCTCGCCGCCAAGGCCCTGGACGGCTCCGACGAGGAGGTGGGTGTCTCGGCCGACTTCCAGCTCGAGGCGCTGGCCGCCCTGCTCACCCAGGCCCTGGAAGCCTCAGCCTGA
- a CDS encoding alkaline phosphatase: MAAFAAASVIAAAGMASAAASGAFTTARGNDTAAEAAARQPRGPKNVIFFLGDGMGTQEITAARYYQGVQNKLNVDRAHYTGFDTTWSVKPAAKPPYKPDYDPDSASTGSSWATGKKTIDERISQGPSSADNVPGTNYQTVLELAQKRGLKVGNVSTAEITDATPAVLASHISLRGCQGPADMAACPQESKAAGGPGSIAEQEVDHKVDVLLGGGRARFEQKITGGPYAGKTVVDQAKAKGIQYVTDAAGLKSVKDGKPVLGLFNSSNMSLEWSGPAASLGKGNTAQSCLENQRPSNEPSLSDMTSKAISLLENKKGFFLQVEGASIDKQDHATNACGQIGETVNFDKAIGVALNYQRTHPDTLVVVTADHAHTSQIVGEDASGSGLPTGWSTNLTTKDGQTLTLTYGTAGFGGDGKAPVATPPSQQHTGAVVPVWANGPGAEAVLGTNDHTHLFDVLQGK; the protein is encoded by the coding sequence GTGGCTGCCTTCGCAGCGGCTTCGGTGATTGCTGCGGCAGGCATGGCCTCGGCCGCCGCCAGCGGAGCGTTCACCACGGCCCGCGGCAACGACACAGCTGCAGAGGCCGCCGCGCGCCAGCCGCGTGGGCCGAAGAACGTGATCTTCTTCCTCGGTGACGGCATGGGCACCCAGGAGATCACCGCGGCGCGCTACTACCAGGGTGTCCAGAACAAGCTCAACGTCGACCGGGCCCACTACACCGGCTTCGACACGACCTGGTCGGTGAAGCCCGCCGCCAAGCCGCCGTACAAGCCGGACTACGACCCGGACTCGGCCTCCACCGGCTCGAGCTGGGCGACCGGCAAGAAGACGATCGACGAGCGGATCTCGCAGGGCCCGAGCAGCGCGGACAACGTCCCGGGCACCAACTACCAGACCGTCCTGGAGCTGGCGCAGAAGCGCGGTCTCAAGGTCGGCAACGTGTCCACCGCGGAGATCACCGACGCGACCCCGGCGGTGCTCGCCTCGCACATCTCGCTGCGCGGTTGCCAGGGCCCGGCCGACATGGCCGCCTGCCCGCAGGAGAGCAAGGCGGCCGGCGGTCCCGGCTCGATCGCGGAGCAGGAGGTCGACCACAAGGTCGACGTACTCCTCGGCGGTGGTCGTGCCCGGTTCGAGCAGAAGATCACCGGCGGTCCGTACGCCGGCAAGACGGTCGTCGACCAGGCCAAGGCCAAGGGCATCCAGTACGTCACGGACGCTGCCGGACTGAAGTCGGTCAAGGACGGCAAGCCGGTGCTGGGCCTGTTCAACAGCAGCAACATGTCGCTGGAGTGGAGCGGCCCGGCTGCCTCCCTCGGCAAGGGCAACACGGCGCAGTCCTGCCTGGAGAACCAGCGGCCGTCGAACGAGCCGAGCCTCTCGGACATGACGTCGAAGGCGATCAGCCTGCTGGAGAACAAGAAGGGCTTCTTCCTGCAGGTCGAGGGCGCATCCATCGACAAGCAGGACCACGCCACCAACGCGTGCGGCCAGATCGGTGAGACGGTCAACTTCGACAAGGCGATCGGCGTCGCACTGAACTACCAACGCACCCACCCGGACACGCTGGTCGTCGTCACCGCCGACCACGCGCACACCAGCCAGATCGTCGGCGAGGACGCCTCCGGATCTGGTCTGCCGACCGGCTGGTCGACCAACCTGACCACCAAGGACGGCCAGACGCTGACGCTGACCTACGGCACCGCCGGATTCGGCGGCGACGGCAAGGCTCCGGTGGCCACGCCGCCGAGCCAGCAGCACACCGGTGCGGTCGTCCCGGTCTGGGCCAACGGCCCTGGCGCCGAGGCGGTTCTCGGCACCAACGACCACACGCATCTGTTCGACGTCCTCCAGGGCAAGTAG
- a CDS encoding DNA-3-methyladenine glycosylase family protein, translated as MPTETAEAYLRRADPVLGKIIDEVVRAVGTPLSESEDTGVPDLPSEHYGVLVRAIVGQNISNIAAQAIYGRIVERYGGNAPAPDELLADEPDALRTAVGLSHAKTASLRSLAEHVISGELELERLPDLPDDEVVAELTAIKGIGRWTAEIFLIFHLRRPDVLAVGDLEIRRTVETAYGLPEIPKPADVEKLGEEWRPQRTLAGLYLWRWRAVRRAEA; from the coding sequence ATGCCCACTGAAACCGCGGAGGCCTACCTGCGCCGGGCCGACCCGGTTCTCGGGAAGATCATCGACGAGGTGGTCCGGGCCGTCGGCACGCCGTTGTCGGAGAGCGAGGACACCGGCGTTCCCGATCTGCCCTCCGAGCATTACGGCGTACTCGTGCGCGCGATCGTCGGGCAGAACATCTCGAACATCGCGGCTCAGGCCATCTACGGGCGCATTGTCGAGCGGTACGGCGGAAATGCTCCCGCGCCGGACGAGCTGCTGGCCGACGAACCCGACGCGCTCCGGACCGCAGTCGGGTTGTCGCATGCCAAGACTGCTTCGCTGCGGTCGTTGGCGGAGCACGTGATCTCGGGCGAGCTCGAGCTGGAGAGGCTGCCCGATCTTCCGGACGACGAGGTGGTCGCCGAACTCACCGCGATCAAAGGGATCGGGCGGTGGACGGCGGAGATCTTCCTGATCTTCCATCTGCGCCGGCCGGACGTGCTCGCGGTCGGGGACCTCGAGATCCGGCGCACCGTCGAGACGGCGTACGGGCTGCCCGAGATCCCCAAGCCCGCCGATGTCGAGAAGCTCGGAGAAGAGTGGCGGCCGCAGCGTACGCTCGCCGGGCTGTACCTCTGGCGCTGGCGAGCGGTCCGTCGGGCGGAGGCATGA
- a CDS encoding DUF6042 family protein produces the protein MGVLGRRGDDHYMPESGILVVLDVRDAMHHEETSDNEAHPVGSIARSGNGWLYAAGGDGPCVVQLQANDDRPGDEDVDGWADVVEVPYQSPSGVVALSDLMDGPGEDHLTLGDPGGYRLRLAHRPLPAEPPRDEDSLTPTDLWQLDFWPVSGEAEPPRWIRRARPPVWAPDPGWGSVLGFQEIEVANVIEWAGKTDGLSAEEIDAWGADHYRGADWLDQPLRQGPRSRPDWPGLAEIAGQVGVPEPTIRRELLPLYLALRMISFDGLRYRAAEHPPSAEDVVQLPAQAVTFLKASRAVKQYTGYAADIVSVALWGGTQQTIASLAERTSASEDEVRATLRYAESRGLLQIERTGDQLSLTVRSRRHAH, from the coding sequence ATGGGTGTTCTGGGGAGGCGCGGGGACGACCACTACATGCCCGAGTCCGGCATCCTCGTGGTGCTGGACGTGCGGGATGCGATGCACCACGAGGAGACGTCCGACAACGAGGCGCATCCGGTCGGTTCGATTGCCCGCTCGGGCAACGGCTGGCTGTACGCCGCGGGTGGCGACGGCCCTTGCGTCGTACAACTGCAGGCCAACGACGACCGGCCGGGTGACGAAGACGTCGACGGGTGGGCAGACGTCGTCGAGGTGCCGTACCAGAGTCCGTCCGGTGTCGTCGCGCTGAGCGATCTCATGGACGGCCCTGGCGAAGACCACCTGACGCTGGGTGATCCTGGCGGCTATCGACTCCGGCTGGCGCATCGACCGCTGCCGGCCGAGCCACCTCGCGACGAGGACAGCCTGACGCCGACCGACCTGTGGCAGTTGGACTTCTGGCCGGTCTCCGGCGAGGCCGAGCCGCCACGGTGGATCCGCCGCGCCAGGCCGCCGGTGTGGGCGCCGGATCCGGGGTGGGGATCGGTGCTCGGGTTCCAGGAGATCGAAGTCGCGAACGTGATCGAGTGGGCCGGGAAGACCGACGGACTGAGCGCCGAGGAGATCGACGCGTGGGGCGCCGACCACTACCGCGGCGCCGACTGGCTCGACCAGCCGCTCCGCCAGGGTCCCCGATCCCGGCCGGATTGGCCGGGCTTGGCGGAGATCGCCGGCCAGGTCGGCGTACCCGAGCCGACCATCCGCCGCGAGCTGCTACCGCTCTACCTCGCACTCCGCATGATCAGCTTCGACGGCTTGCGCTACCGCGCGGCCGAGCACCCGCCGTCGGCCGAGGACGTCGTCCAGCTCCCGGCCCAGGCCGTCACCTTCCTCAAGGCGTCCCGGGCGGTCAAGCAGTACACCGGCTACGCCGCCGACATCGTGTCAGTGGCCCTCTGGGGTGGCACCCAGCAGACCATCGCCTCCCTGGCTGAGCGGACCTCCGCGTCGGAGGACGAAGTGCGAGCGACTCTCAGGTACGCCGAATCGCGTGGCCTGCTGCAGATCGAGCGGACCGGCGACCAGCTGTCCCTGACTGTCCGGAGCAGGCGCCATGCCCACTGA
- a CDS encoding dihydrofolate reductase family protein, with the protein MRTLITTAFVSLDGVVEAPGGEPGYRNAGWTFKDIPFDEAAWEIKGSEQTKATALLLGRVSYEAFAPVWPGMTEDFAGYNAMPKYVVSTTLQDSDLVTNWGETTILRSLDDVAALKETEGGPIIINGSATLNRSLSDAGLIDRYHLLVFPVLLGAGKRLFSDADRDKLNLTLTDSASYPNGIQKLVYDVSN; encoded by the coding sequence ATGCGTACCCTCATCACCACTGCGTTCGTCTCTCTCGATGGTGTCGTCGAGGCTCCGGGCGGCGAGCCGGGTTACCGCAATGCGGGCTGGACCTTCAAGGACATCCCGTTCGACGAGGCGGCGTGGGAGATCAAGGGCAGCGAGCAGACCAAGGCGACCGCGCTGCTGCTCGGCCGGGTCAGCTACGAGGCGTTCGCGCCGGTCTGGCCGGGGATGACGGAGGACTTCGCCGGCTACAACGCGATGCCGAAGTACGTCGTGTCGACCACGTTGCAGGACAGCGACCTGGTGACGAACTGGGGCGAGACCACGATCCTGCGCTCGCTCGACGACGTCGCCGCGCTCAAGGAGACCGAGGGCGGGCCGATCATCATCAACGGCAGCGCCACCCTCAACCGCAGCCTCTCCGACGCCGGCCTGATCGACCGCTACCACCTGCTCGTCTTCCCGGTCCTGCTCGGCGCCGGCAAGCGCCTCTTCAGCGACGCCGACCGCGACAAGCTGAACCTGACGCTCACCGACAGCGCCTCCTACCCCAACGGCATCCAGAAGCTCGTGTACGACGTCAGCAACTGA
- a CDS encoding DUF1684 domain-containing protein, which yields MDFAAPALAVADWRRRVFALYQSVRAERDPAKAHALWRAGRDDLLINHPASPVPAEKRATYGGAPVGPYRPELRFDAVIDTDVKPDRWEFESATDGVIPFSLVGVLHLPGVGDLDVWWLESYGGGIFVPLKDSLAGRSTYGGGRYLIDTVKGADLGGDLHVGRLVVDLNFAYNPSCAYSPEWTCPLAPATNRVDVELPVGEFSG from the coding sequence GTGGATTTCGCAGCACCCGCACTGGCCGTCGCCGACTGGCGGCGGCGCGTGTTCGCGCTGTACCAGTCCGTCCGCGCCGAACGCGATCCGGCCAAGGCGCACGCACTGTGGCGGGCCGGCCGTGACGACCTCCTCATCAACCACCCGGCCTCGCCGGTGCCGGCCGAGAAGCGCGCGACGTACGGCGGTGCGCCGGTGGGACCGTACCGGCCCGAGTTGCGGTTCGACGCGGTGATCGACACCGACGTGAAGCCGGACCGGTGGGAGTTCGAGTCGGCCACCGACGGCGTGATCCCGTTCTCGCTGGTCGGCGTACTGCACCTGCCGGGCGTGGGGGACCTCGACGTGTGGTGGCTCGAGTCGTACGGCGGCGGCATCTTCGTACCGCTCAAGGACAGCCTCGCCGGCCGGTCGACGTACGGCGGCGGCCGCTACCTGATCGACACCGTCAAGGGTGCCGATCTGGGCGGCGACCTGCACGTCGGCCGGCTCGTCGTCGACCTGAACTTCGCGTACAACCCGTCGTGCGCCTACAGCCCGGAGTGGACCTGCCCGCTCGCACCGGCAACCAACAGGGTGGACGTCGAGTTGCCGGTGGGCGAGTTCTCAGGCTGA
- a CDS encoding class I SAM-dependent methyltransferase has translation MFDYDAEMRFYRERFRVACGVRDGDRVLDVGCGGGQTTRDAAADAVRGSVLGVDVSERMLEHARRQPLPNVTYLLADAATYDFEPETFDVCISRFGVMFFDDLVGAFTNLRRALRPGGRLVVLVWQPRADNEWAHVIPEAIGGSYRDESAFALGSEAVTRDILTSAGFADPTFTAVRELLYYGPDAETAYANVLRLREPQALLAKLDPAETERAQAALRATLAAHETGSGVHFESAAWIISAQ, from the coding sequence ATGTTCGACTACGACGCCGAGATGCGGTTCTATCGCGAGCGGTTCCGGGTCGCGTGCGGCGTACGCGATGGGGATCGGGTGCTCGACGTCGGGTGTGGTGGTGGGCAGACCACGCGGGATGCGGCGGCTGATGCGGTGCGAGGCAGCGTGCTCGGGGTCGATGTCTCCGAGAGGATGCTCGAACACGCTCGCCGGCAGCCGTTGCCGAATGTGACCTACTTGCTGGCAGACGCGGCGACCTACGACTTCGAACCGGAAACGTTCGACGTGTGCATCAGCCGGTTCGGCGTGATGTTCTTCGACGACCTAGTCGGCGCATTCACCAATCTCCGGCGGGCACTCCGTCCAGGTGGCCGGCTGGTGGTGCTGGTCTGGCAGCCGCGGGCGGACAACGAGTGGGCGCACGTGATCCCGGAGGCGATCGGTGGTTCGTACCGCGACGAGTCGGCGTTCGCGCTCGGATCGGAGGCGGTGACGCGAGACATCCTGACCTCCGCGGGATTCGCCGACCCGACCTTCACCGCGGTGCGTGAACTGCTCTACTACGGTCCCGATGCGGAGACGGCGTACGCGAACGTCCTCAGGCTCCGGGAGCCTCAGGCACTGCTCGCCAAGCTCGATCCCGCGGAGACCGAGCGGGCGCAGGCGGCGCTGCGCGCGACTCTCGCCGCGCACGAAACCGGTTCTGGCGTCCACTTCGAGTCGGCTGCCTGGATCATCAGTGCACAGTGA
- a CDS encoding transglycosylase SLT domain-containing protein: MQVAKRWSWAAVGVLLVGVWAACSDNDTKPASAPKTQPAATKPAPAQTTATKPWYDDYDPARFAPEVRRYAKQAGINPQLLMAILYNEAYKPHDPKFERQWAQVDSDPAFGIANMHKPAFDETKRGRDFAKRKWEELPDNPALAIEAAAWHLHDLAERLPAKRADLYTKDELLALGYNAGGGNMRIFARGRKAGAQAQSYLDRLHSNWTKSAEALKS, encoded by the coding sequence GTGCAGGTGGCGAAACGCTGGTCGTGGGCGGCGGTCGGGGTCCTTCTCGTGGGCGTCTGGGCGGCGTGCTCGGACAACGACACCAAGCCGGCGTCCGCGCCGAAGACCCAACCGGCCGCCACCAAGCCGGCGCCGGCGCAGACCACCGCCACGAAACCCTGGTACGACGACTACGACCCGGCCCGTTTCGCTCCCGAGGTACGCCGCTACGCCAAGCAGGCGGGGATCAACCCGCAGTTGCTGATGGCAATCTTGTACAACGAGGCGTACAAGCCGCACGACCCGAAGTTCGAGCGGCAATGGGCCCAGGTCGACTCCGACCCGGCGTTCGGGATCGCCAACATGCACAAGCCGGCGTTCGACGAGACCAAACGCGGCCGCGACTTCGCGAAGCGGAAGTGGGAGGAGCTGCCGGACAACCCCGCGCTCGCGATCGAGGCCGCCGCCTGGCACCTGCACGACCTGGCCGAACGGCTGCCGGCCAAGCGCGCCGACCTGTACACCAAGGACGAACTGCTTGCCCTCGGCTACAACGCCGGTGGCGGCAACATGCGGATCTTCGCCCGCGGCCGGAAGGCCGGTGCGCAGGCCCAGTCGTACCTGGACCGCCTGCACAGCAACTGGACCAAGTCCGCGGAAGCCCTCAAGAGCTAA